From a region of the Sinorhizobium sp. B11 genome:
- a CDS encoding demethoxyubiquinone hydroxylase family protein — protein sequence MDNLPDIVSKRDPAITVRRILKVNHAGEFGAIRIYGAQIWMARRLFPDIVPALQDMREDEIRHCRLFREAMPPRSARPCRVMAFWSLGGFVLGFLTALGGRNMVWICTEAVESTVHRHLEDQLAFVKNRDPELHALIASIQDEELAHLREAEEKQTGRGLAHKLLLPVIGALTDLMIWLSTWGDSSWMRAEIARSGKA from the coding sequence ATGGACAATCTGCCTGATATCGTCAGCAAGCGCGATCCGGCGATCACCGTCAGGCGTATCCTCAAGGTCAATCATGCCGGCGAGTTCGGCGCCATCCGCATCTATGGGGCACAGATCTGGATGGCGCGCCGGCTGTTTCCGGATATCGTCCCGGCGCTTCAGGACATGCGGGAAGACGAGATCAGGCATTGCCGCCTGTTTCGCGAGGCCATGCCGCCAAGGAGCGCCAGGCCTTGCCGTGTGATGGCCTTCTGGAGCCTCGGTGGTTTCGTCCTGGGCTTTCTCACGGCCCTTGGTGGGCGCAACATGGTCTGGATCTGCACCGAGGCGGTGGAAAGTACCGTTCATCGCCATCTCGAAGATCAACTGGCCTTCGTGAAGAACCGAGATCCTGAGCTCCATGCGCTCATTGCCTCGATCCAGGACGAGGAACTCGCGCATCTGCGCGAGGCCGAGGAAAAGCAGACAGGGCGCGGGCTCGCCCACAAGCTGCTACTGCCCGTCATTGGCGCGCTCACCGATCTGATGATCTGGCTGTCGACCTGGGGCGATTCGAGCTGGATGCGCGCGGAGATCGCGCGCTCCGGAAAGGCCTAG
- a CDS encoding SDR family oxidoreductase → MSNEIKTAIVTGASRGIGAAIARRLAADGFQTVVNYAAGAAQAEEVVAAITAAGGRALALGADVSSPQALAELFEHTEAEFGTVDVLVNNAGVTTFGPLSEVSDEDYQRLVAVNLTGTFNGMREAARRLREGGRIINLSTSIIGHYSPGNAVYTATKAAVEAMTHILAKELGPRHITVNAVAPGPVATELLLAGRSPELIQRLTNEIPLGRLGQPEDIAQIVSFLASSESAWVNGQVIRANGGRN, encoded by the coding sequence ATGTCAAACGAGATCAAAACCGCCATCGTCACCGGCGCATCCAGAGGGATCGGCGCGGCGATTGCCAGACGGCTCGCAGCCGATGGTTTCCAGACCGTCGTCAATTATGCGGCAGGCGCTGCGCAGGCAGAGGAAGTAGTCGCCGCCATCACGGCAGCCGGCGGCCGGGCGCTGGCGCTTGGCGCCGATGTCTCCAGCCCGCAGGCACTTGCCGAGCTCTTCGAGCACACCGAAGCAGAATTCGGAACCGTCGACGTGCTCGTCAACAATGCCGGCGTCACCACCTTTGGCCCGCTTTCTGAGGTGAGTGATGAAGACTACCAGCGCCTCGTCGCCGTCAACCTGACCGGCACCTTCAACGGCATGCGCGAGGCCGCAAGACGCCTTCGCGAGGGCGGCCGCATCATCAACCTGTCGACCAGCATCATCGGCCATTATTCGCCGGGGAATGCCGTCTACACAGCCACCAAGGCGGCGGTTGAAGCGATGACGCATATCCTCGCAAAGGAGCTCGGCCCCCGCCACATCACGGTCAATGCCGTGGCGCCCGGCCCGGTCGCGACCGAACTGCTGCTTGCAGGCCGATCCCCGGAGCTGATCCAGCGCCTGACGAATGAAATCCCGCTCGGCCGGCTTGGGCAGCCAGAGGATATTGCGCAGATCGTGTCGTTTCTGGCGAGTAGCGAGAGCGCCTGGGTCAATGGGCAGGTGATCAGGGCGAATGGCGGGCGGAATTGA
- a CDS encoding AAA family ATPase, giving the protein MIKCVVISGCSGGGKSTLLEELSRRGYATVEEPGRRIVREELAGQGAALPWVDPAAFARRAIAMALEDRKLAEVQPGWTFFDRGLIDAASALQATTGKAMLETLRDQRPYHHMVFLTPPWPEIYVHDPERRHGFEEAVAEYDRLTTAYPEMGYEVVILPKVDVPARADFLLSQLPEL; this is encoded by the coding sequence ATGATCAAATGCGTTGTTATTTCCGGCTGCTCGGGCGGCGGGAAATCCACATTGCTCGAAGAGCTCTCCCGGCGCGGTTACGCGACCGTCGAGGAGCCGGGACGCCGGATCGTGAGGGAGGAACTGGCCGGGCAGGGTGCTGCCTTGCCCTGGGTCGACCCGGCGGCCTTTGCCCGGCGGGCGATCGCGATGGCGCTCGAGGATCGGAAGCTCGCTGAAGTCCAGCCCGGATGGACGTTTTTCGATCGCGGCCTGATCGACGCCGCTTCTGCGCTGCAGGCCACGACCGGGAAGGCGATGCTGGAGACGCTGCGGGATCAACGCCCTTATCACCACATGGTGTTTCTGACGCCGCCCTGGCCGGAAATCTATGTCCACGACCCCGAGCGGCGGCATGGTTTCGAAGAGGCGGTTGCCGAATATGACCGGTTGACCACGGCCTATCCCGAGATGGGCTACGAGGTCGTCATCCTGCCGAAGGTCGATGTCCCGGCGCGAGCGGACTTTCTGTTGAGCCAGCTGCCGGAGCTGTGA
- a CDS encoding sulfurtransferase/chromate resistance protein: MPSFLEISSDKLTRIVGTPNAPVIVDVRVEEDFARDPRLVPGSIRKSHTDVSEWAAGFAAPVIVVCQAGGKLSHGVAAHIRHAGGTAEVLEGGFEAWIRAGGSAVPVDRLPPRDREGRTVWVTRARPKIDRIACPWLIRRFVDPSAVFLFVPTSDVALVADRFGAVPFDIEEVFWSHRGELCTFDVMIEEFGLASEPMLRLARIVRGADTARPDLAPEVAGLLAASLGLSRMFVDDLKQLDAGMLLYDAFYRWCRDATDETHNWPSAKKGG; encoded by the coding sequence ATGCCATCATTTCTCGAAATATCTTCAGACAAACTCACCCGTATCGTCGGCACACCCAATGCGCCTGTCATCGTCGACGTGCGCGTCGAGGAGGATTTCGCCCGCGATCCGCGGCTTGTGCCGGGTTCGATCCGGAAATCTCACACCGATGTCAGCGAATGGGCGGCAGGCTTTGCCGCGCCGGTGATTGTCGTCTGCCAGGCGGGCGGCAAGCTCAGCCATGGGGTCGCCGCCCATATCAGGCATGCCGGAGGCACTGCGGAAGTGCTGGAAGGCGGCTTCGAGGCCTGGATAAGGGCCGGCGGCTCGGCCGTGCCCGTCGACAGGTTGCCGCCGCGCGACCGGGAAGGGCGGACCGTATGGGTCACGCGTGCGCGTCCGAAGATCGACCGCATTGCCTGTCCCTGGCTCATCCGGCGCTTCGTCGATCCCTCGGCGGTCTTTCTCTTCGTGCCGACATCGGACGTCGCCCTGGTTGCCGATCGCTTCGGCGCCGTGCCGTTCGATATCGAGGAGGTCTTCTGGAGCCATCGCGGCGAGCTCTGCACCTTCGATGTGATGATCGAGGAATTCGGCCTTGCCTCAGAGCCGATGTTGAGGCTCGCGAGGATCGTTCGCGGCGCCGATACCGCCCGGCCGGACCTTGCTCCTGAAGTGGCCGGGCTGCTCGCCGCCTCGCTCGGCCTGTCGCGCATGTTCGTCGACGATCTCAAGCAGCTCGATGCCGGCATGCTGCTCTATGATGCCTTCTACCGCTGGTGCCGCGACGCCACGGATGAAACGCACAACTGGCCTTCCGCGAAAAAGGGAGGCTGA
- a CDS encoding TetR/AcrR family transcriptional regulator, whose protein sequence is MSESPYKSRSSPRKAPRQARSLATVSVIVEAAARILEERGHEGFSTNAVAEKAGVSIGSLYQYFPRKDALIGALILRQTMSLIGDAESAAGEPTGEAALSALIDPCVRQQLERPALARLLDYEEARLPLDAQTDRIKHRFLELTRNTLARPDMPPQPDIDIAARDAVAIIKGMIDAAGEHGEEDRDGLALRVRRAVIGYLRASSEGR, encoded by the coding sequence ATGTCCGAAAGCCCCTACAAGAGCCGATCCTCGCCCAGAAAAGCGCCCAGACAGGCCCGCTCGCTTGCGACGGTCAGCGTGATCGTCGAGGCCGCGGCTCGCATTCTGGAGGAGCGCGGCCACGAAGGTTTTTCCACCAATGCGGTGGCAGAAAAGGCCGGCGTCAGCATCGGCTCGCTCTACCAGTATTTCCCACGCAAGGATGCGCTGATCGGCGCGCTGATCCTGCGGCAGACCATGTCACTGATTGGAGATGCAGAAAGTGCTGCCGGCGAGCCGACGGGCGAAGCGGCGCTCTCCGCCCTGATAGACCCCTGCGTCCGCCAGCAGCTCGAACGCCCTGCCCTTGCCCGCCTGCTCGATTACGAGGAGGCCCGCCTGCCGCTCGATGCGCAAACCGATCGCATCAAGCACCGCTTCCTGGAACTCACCCGCAATACGCTGGCGCGCCCGGACATGCCGCCGCAGCCCGATATCGATATCGCGGCACGCGATGCAGTGGCAATCATCAAGGGCATGATCGATGCCGCCGGCGAGCATGGGGAAGAAGACCGGGACGGGCTGGCGCTGCGCGTCAGACGCGCCGTGATCGGCTATCTCAGAGCCTCCTCGGAAGGCAGATAA